A single window of Coregonus clupeaformis isolate EN_2021a unplaced genomic scaffold, ASM2061545v1 scaf0978, whole genome shotgun sequence DNA harbors:
- the LOC121561142 gene encoding NACHT, LRR and PYD domains-containing protein 1 homolog → MFRHRTPKGRYECTVSGLRWVCERDVILKYHFRNWYPYSQLLKDMQYGQGGPLLDITMELGELEEVHLPHFVCLGTNPSLRNEMKIFHVEEHGVSVEEVHEVTRFHAKILHPKFSVISVILSYIFWRNIDVHCELMLYLTVKKQTLIPRLYLFPSNPSQIQAVEQQEKSQGSSRVLISRPEQAFKLNSFFRLNIPCSTAINPQKIHLIHRDSTPSFFRAVVKMTGVNIEMELFGDDERIAWKEVVSQDEYITATHSTTLTVPDIPAEEFLKKHWAKLIQRTKNSMPIADDLWSKNMIGEEEHSRITAETTEQDRMRKLLKAVIPKGPEVTGACLKALVEHENHLVKDLSESRS, encoded by the exons ATGTTCAG GCACAGGACACCCAAAGGGCGTTATGAGTGCACAGTGTCTGGGCTCCgctgggtgtgtgagagagatgtcaTTCTGAAGTATCACTTCAGGAACTGGTATCCCTACAGTCAACTTCTGAAAGACATGCAGTACGGACAAGGTGGTCCATTGCTGGACATCACTATGGAGTTAGGTGAACTGGAGGAAGTTCATCTGCCACACTTTGTCTGTTTAG GGACCAACCCTTCCCTGAGGAATGAGATGAAGATTTTTCATGTAGAGGAACATGGAGTGTCTGTTGAGGAAGTGCATGAGGTCACCAGATTCCATGCTAAGATTCTCCATCCCAAGTTCTCAGTTATCTCTGTTATACTGAGCTATATCTTTTGGCGGAACATAGATGTCCACTGTGAGCTGATGCTCTATCTGACAGTGAAAAAGCAAACACTAATTCCACGCCTATACCTGTTCCCCAGTAACCCCAGCCAAATACAG GCTGTGGAACAACAGGAAAAGTCTCAAGGGTCTTCAAGGGTTCTCATCTCAAGACCGGAGCAGGCCTTCAAACTGAATAGTTTCTTCAGACTGAACATTCCCTGTTCTACCGCCATCAATCCACAG aagATTCATCTCATACATAGAGACTCCACACCAAGCTTTTTCAGGGCGGTTGTGAAAATGACAGGGGTTAACATTGAGATGGAGTTATTCGGTGATGATGAGAGGATTGCATGGAAAGAAGTGGTATCACAAG ATGAATACATCACTGCCACCCATTCAACAA CATTAACAGTCCCTGACATTCCTGCTGAGGAGTTCCTGAAGAAACACTGGGCTAAACTAATTCAGCGAACCAAAAACTCAATGCCAATAGCAGATGATCTGTGGTCAAAGAACATGATTGGTGAAGAAGAGCACTCCAgaataacagctgaaacaactgAACAGGACCGAATGAGAAAACTACTGAAAGCAGTCATCCCCAAAGGACCAGAAGTGACAGGAGCTTGTCTCAAAGCTCTCGTTGAACATGAAAACCATCTTGTTAAGGACTTGAGTGAATCTAG AAGCTAA